The following are encoded together in the Lactuca sativa cultivar Salinas chromosome 1, Lsat_Salinas_v11, whole genome shotgun sequence genome:
- the LOC111913538 gene encoding serine/threonine-protein kinase STY13, with amino-acid sequence MKENNNNDGFVRADQIDLKSLDEQLERHLNRAWTMEKNKKKQPDFEDSATAASAASAVTLPSKATATSKRERQEWEIDPSKLLIKGILARGTFGTVHRGVYDGIDVAVKLLDWGEEGHRTEAEIQSLRAAFTQEVAVWHKLDHPNVTKFIGATMGSSELNVQTENGQIGMPSNICCVVVEYLPGGALKNYLIKNRRKKLAFKVVVQMALDLARGLSYLHSQKIVHRDVKTENMLLDKSRTIKIADFGVARVEASNPNDMTGETGTLGYMAPEVLNGNPYNRKCDVYSFGICLWEIYCCDMPYPDLSFSEVTSAVVRQNLRPEIPRCCPSSLSNVMKRCWDANPDKRPEMDEVVTMLEAIDTSKGGGMIPGDQPQGCLCFRKHRGP; translated from the exons ATGAAGGAGAACAACAACAATGATGGATTTGTAAGGGCAGATCAGATTGATCTGAAGAGTTTAGATGAACAGCTTGAGAGGCATCTCAACAGAGCATGGACTATGGAAAAGAACAAGAAAAAACAACCAGATTTTGAAGACTCGGCCACCGCCGCCTCCGCTGCTTCCGCCGTCACACTACCGTCTAAGGCTACTGCAACTAGTAAAAGGGAGAGGCAGGAGTGGGAGATCGACCCTTCTAAGCTCCTAATCAAAGGTATTCTTGCACGTGGTACTTTCGGCACCGTACACCGTGGCGTCTACGACGGCATCGACGTCGCCG TGAAACTGCTGGACTGGGGGGAAGAGGGCCACAGAACAGAAGCTGAAATACAATCTTTAAGGGCAGCTTTTACACAAGAAGTAGCTGTATGGCATAAACTTGATCATCCTAATGTCACAAAG TTCATAGGTGCAACAATGGGTTCTTCAGAGCTAAATGTACAAACTGAAAATGGTCAAATTGGAATGCCAAGTAACATTTGTTGTGTTGTTGTGGAATATCTTCCTGGAGGTGCCTTAAAGAATTACCTTATTAAAAACAGAAGAAAGAAGCTTGCTTTCAAAGTGGTTGTTCAAATGGCACTTGATCTTGCAAGAGG ATTAAGCTACCTGCACTCTCAAAAGATTGTACACAGAGACGTGAAAACTGAAAATATGTTATTGGACAAAAGTAGAACAATTAAAATTGCTGATTTTGGAGTTGCACGTGTTGAAGCCTCAAACCCTAATGACATGACAGGCGAGACCGGAACTCTTGGCTATATGGCCCCCGAG GTTCTCAACGGTAACCCCTACAACAGGAAATGCGACGTGTATAGTTTTGGCATATGTTTATGGGAAATTTATTGTTGCGATATGCCTTATCCTGACCTTAGTTTCTCAGAAGTCACCTCAGCCGTCGTTCGTCAG aATCTGAGGCCGGAAATACCGAGGTGTTGCCCGAGTTCTCTTTCGAATGTAATGAAGAGGTGTTGGGATGCAAACCCTGACAAGAGGCCTGAGATGGATGAAGTGGTGACGATGTTGGAAGCCATTGAcacctcaaaaggaggaggtatgaTCCCAGGTGATCAACCACAGGGTTGTTTGTGTTTCCGTAAGCATCGTGGGCCATGA